A single genomic interval of Zobellia nedashkovskayae harbors:
- the sufC gene encoding Fe-S cluster assembly ATPase SufC produces the protein MLKIKDLHASVDDKEILRGINLEVKAGEVHAIMGPNGSGKSTLASVIAGNERFEVTQGSIELSGEDLEEVSPEERAHKGVFLSFQYPVEIPGVSVTNFMKTAINESRKAKGLEDMPAKDMLKLIREKSELLEIDRKFLSRSLNEGFSGGEKKRNEIFQMAMLEPKVAILDETDSGLDIDALRIVASGVNKLKSKDNAVILITHYQRLLEYIVPDFVHVLHNGKIVKSGGKELALELEEKGYDWLKQETAV, from the coding sequence ATGTTGAAAATTAAAGATCTACATGCTAGCGTAGATGATAAGGAGATATTAAGAGGAATAAACCTAGAGGTTAAAGCAGGTGAAGTACATGCTATTATGGGCCCTAACGGTTCTGGTAAAAGTACATTAGCTTCTGTAATTGCCGGAAACGAGCGTTTTGAGGTTACTCAAGGTTCTATTGAATTAAGTGGTGAAGATTTAGAAGAAGTTTCTCCAGAAGAAAGAGCACACAAGGGTGTTTTTCTTTCTTTTCAATACCCAGTTGAGATTCCAGGTGTTTCTGTAACCAACTTTATGAAAACTGCTATTAACGAATCTCGTAAGGCTAAAGGTCTTGAAGATATGCCTGCAAAGGATATGTTGAAGTTGATTCGTGAAAAATCTGAGTTATTAGAAATTGACCGTAAATTTTTGTCTAGATCATTGAACGAAGGTTTTTCTGGTGGTGAGAAAAAGAGAAACGAGATTTTTCAAATGGCAATGCTAGAGCCAAAGGTTGCAATTTTAGATGAAACCGATTCTGGATTGGATATAGATGCTTTACGTATTGTTGCTAGCGGAGTTAACAAATTAAAAAGTAAGGATAACGCTGTAATATTAATTACACACTACCAACGTTTATTGGAGTATATCGTACCTGATTTTGTTCACGTTTTACACAATGGTAAAATTGTAAAATCTGGTGGTAAAGAACTTGCTCTAGAGCTTGAAGAAAAAGGATACGACTGGTTAAAGCAAGAAACAGCGGTTTAA